From Chromohalobacter canadensis, one genomic window encodes:
- a CDS encoding nucleotidyltransferase family protein: protein MDYEAQIKKWIEQDAERMEALSIAADLCLPDWCLAAGFVRNLAWDKVHGFSAATALNDIDLIYFDPKDIAEARDRRIEAKLRSTSAFPWSVKNQARMHERNVDDPYTSTTNAMSYWVEVETAVGATLDASREVVLVAPFGVEPLFNFTITLNPKRPKPADFRKRVAGKGWQEIWPELTVVDA, encoded by the coding sequence ATGGACTACGAAGCACAGATCAAAAAATGGATAGAGCAGGACGCAGAACGCATGGAGGCGCTTTCTATAGCTGCTGACCTGTGCCTGCCGGATTGGTGCCTTGCCGCGGGGTTTGTGCGCAACCTTGCTTGGGACAAGGTGCATGGTTTTTCGGCCGCGACAGCTCTCAACGATATCGATTTGATCTACTTCGATCCGAAGGATATTGCTGAGGCTAGGGATCGGCGTATAGAGGCGAAGCTCAGAAGCACCTCTGCTTTTCCGTGGTCGGTAAAGAACCAAGCGAGAATGCATGAGCGCAACGTCGATGATCCCTATACGTCAACCACCAATGCCATGAGCTACTGGGTCGAAGTCGAGACAGCCGTCGGCGCTACACTGGATGCCAGCAGGGAGGTTGTCTTAGTCGCTCCCTTTGGCGTCGAGCCTTTGTTCAATTTCACCATCACCTTGAACCCTAAAAGGCCAAAGCCCGCTGATTTTAGGAAACGCGTAGCAGGGAAAGGGTGGCAGGAAATCTGGCCAGAACTAACGGTGGTAGATGCCTAG
- a CDS encoding GNAT family N-acetyltransferase, whose protein sequence is MENELFVSEAIELQLLDKKHVDELFRLVDTNREHLREWLPWIDANTSPTDTESFVNSAISQREAGKGPQYAVFHEATMCGVCGFHPFDVTNKIGGIGYWLSQAYTGKGIMTSSVKALIGTGFQEYGLNRIEVACATGNGSSRAIPERLGFTFEGVLREREHLYGRYVDHAIYSMLASEFSLNKALH, encoded by the coding sequence ATGGAGAACGAATTGTTTGTTAGTGAAGCCATTGAGCTGCAACTTCTCGACAAGAAGCACGTGGATGAGCTGTTTCGGCTCGTGGATACGAACCGAGAGCACCTGCGGGAGTGGTTGCCCTGGATTGATGCGAATACGTCTCCGACGGATACCGAATCCTTCGTTAACTCGGCTATCAGCCAGCGTGAAGCCGGCAAGGGACCGCAGTATGCGGTTTTCCATGAGGCAACCATGTGTGGTGTGTGCGGGTTTCACCCCTTTGACGTCACGAACAAGATCGGTGGCATCGGGTATTGGTTAAGCCAGGCTTATACAGGCAAAGGGATCATGACCTCGTCAGTGAAGGCGCTGATCGGCACTGGCTTCCAGGAGTACGGCTTGAATCGCATCGAGGTGGCATGCGCCACGGGAAACGGAAGCAGCCGTGCCATTCCAGAGCGCTTGGGCTTTACGTTTGAAGGGGTGCTCCGTGAGCGTGAGCACCTATACGGTAGGTATGTCGATCATGCCATCTACTCGATGCTGGCATCGGAATTCTCGCTGAACAAAGCGTTGCACTGA
- a CDS encoding TIR domain-containing protein codes for MSIEFLDNDFEKVSYLHNLLVAHATGKEADSQEYERLRHELLSNGKVAPLLPGWIKLHRNLESFWGFIQPKFSTYAERRTFLSEQFTPALDALEFGQEALAPQPQPPTSKPTVEVTPTPRNKRKVFIVHGRDNEAKQEVGRFVEGLGLQAIILHEQASSGMTIIEKIERYASDADFAIVLYTACDHGRGVPESNVPPRLRARQNVVFEHGYLMAKLGRENVCALVKGEIETPNDISGVVYVSLDLNGAWRMEVARELRACGYNIALPW; via the coding sequence GTGAGTATAGAGTTTCTAGACAATGACTTTGAGAAGGTAAGCTACCTTCATAACCTACTCGTGGCTCATGCGACAGGCAAGGAGGCGGATTCGCAAGAGTACGAACGGCTGCGGCATGAATTGCTCAGCAACGGCAAGGTTGCCCCGTTGCTACCAGGCTGGATAAAGCTTCATCGGAACCTAGAGTCGTTCTGGGGATTCATCCAGCCCAAGTTTTCAACGTACGCTGAACGTCGCACCTTTCTTTCTGAGCAGTTTACTCCGGCCCTTGATGCCCTTGAGTTTGGGCAGGAGGCTCTAGCGCCTCAGCCTCAGCCTCCAACCTCTAAGCCCACGGTTGAGGTCACGCCCACACCGCGGAACAAGCGGAAAGTGTTTATTGTCCATGGGCGCGACAACGAGGCCAAGCAAGAGGTTGGTCGCTTTGTTGAGGGGTTAGGCCTTCAGGCAATCATTCTTCATGAGCAAGCAAGCTCAGGAATGACAATCATCGAGAAGATCGAGCGCTACGCGAGTGATGCGGACTTCGCTATCGTGCTATACACAGCGTGCGATCATGGGCGTGGTGTCCCCGAGTCGAATGTTCCGCCGCGATTGAGGGCTCGGCAGAATGTAGTCTTCGAGCACGGCTACCTAATGGCAAAGCTTGGAAGGGAAAATGTATGCGCTTTAGTTAAGGGCGAAATCGAGACTCCCAACGACATCAGCGGCGTTGTTTACGTTTCTTTGGATTTGAACGGCGCATGGCGAATGGAGGTTGCGCGAGAGCTACGCGCTTGCGGCTATAACATTGCCCTTCCCTGGTAA
- a CDS encoding Kiwa anti-phage protein KwaB-like domain-containing protein, whose protein sequence is MIVNDKLSKARSILEDKSLSLNLFFVTREVKDGIAKSAKVVDKYCFKAWRSDVSPELEEFFVKNLAKQLDKVMESESYDLVPYDVISDDLPNKLYAYALNNALSFSDVVNNQIIPGSSNSITSLSDVKNNLWAYCLKITGPKGCFLMFRKLSKGKVVTDQSQTIKEKVSSYFDSTTAELKASLQESITFDDKLDCIFVDEEFFVFKKSGFENIVGLEEEFHEAANDVIDIVKATELIEGAEHIEALLKESKSLLKTLSNIAKKGHHHKLNPEEIDKMKDVLHKFEGKELKTTEEGKLLLEDKNDVGYFVKLLNDYYKQGMVSGDFYGTNGGRLLPVNY, encoded by the coding sequence GTGATAGTTAATGACAAGTTGTCTAAAGCAAGGTCAATATTGGAAGACAAGTCTTTATCTTTGAACCTGTTCTTTGTTACAAGAGAAGTAAAAGACGGAATCGCCAAGTCTGCAAAGGTAGTCGATAAATACTGTTTTAAAGCTTGGAGGTCTGATGTTTCTCCAGAGTTAGAAGAGTTTTTTGTCAAAAATTTAGCAAAGCAGCTTGATAAGGTGATGGAGTCAGAGAGCTATGACCTAGTGCCTTATGATGTGATCTCTGATGATCTGCCAAACAAGCTTTATGCATATGCTTTGAATAATGCTCTATCATTTTCAGATGTTGTTAATAATCAAATAATTCCAGGCTCAAGCAACTCTATAACATCTCTTTCTGACGTTAAAAATAATCTGTGGGCTTACTGCTTGAAAATCACAGGCCCTAAAGGTTGTTTTTTGATGTTTAGAAAGTTATCGAAAGGCAAAGTCGTAACGGACCAAAGTCAAACGATAAAAGAAAAGGTTTCTTCATATTTTGATTCTACTACTGCTGAACTAAAAGCTTCGCTTCAGGAAAGTATAACTTTTGATGATAAGCTGGATTGCATCTTTGTTGATGAAGAGTTTTTTGTTTTTAAGAAATCAGGGTTTGAAAATATTGTTGGCTTAGAAGAAGAGTTTCATGAAGCGGCCAATGATGTGATCGATATCGTTAAAGCCACTGAGCTGATAGAGGGTGCTGAGCATATAGAGGCTTTGCTAAAAGAAAGTAAGTCTTTGCTGAAAACACTGTCTAACATTGCGAAGAAAGGGCATCATCATAAGCTTAATCCGGAAGAAATAGACAAGATGAAAGATGTTCTTCACAAGTTTGAAGGAAAAGAGTTGAAGACAACTGAAGAAGGAAAGCTTCTGTTGGAAGATAAAAATGACGTCGGTTATTTTGTTAAGCTGCTTAACGATTACTACAAGCAAGGTATGGTTTCCGGTGATTTTTATGGGACTAATGGTGGACGTTTGTTGCCAGTCAACTACTAA